In Brettanomyces nanus chromosome 3, complete sequence, a single genomic region encodes these proteins:
- a CDS encoding uncharacterized protein (BUSCO:EOG09342N80), whose translation MEFNAIIFCGKGSNLSPFSGVKDTGTTKALLPIANKPVIRYVLEWCDQAPFKTVTVVCGTDVLADISPVVAKYRDTRGSELNSTSTLSCISSSCSTTGSILSEVLKTQKFLYKENIVLLPCDFITDVPPQVFIEIYRGTSDENLGLAISYNNMFENIDNKILKTNYTVYANQADGNTVLLDLYSKNYVALTKFLKIRTQLIWRYPETRVSTNLLDAFIFFVNFKIFDIIAGQKDSFFNNRSANKIKRDIARRSWSHSTPKETVGLFVLPKESVFARCNNLSVYMEVNRFFLKKHARQNANLTSGQKSKDNKNAAIAGADCVIGQDTELGDRTNVKRSVIGNHCRIGKKCRITACILLDGVTLEDDVHLENCIIGKKAKLEVKCRLVNCYVEGSYIVGKDVNLKGETLTNISLEKFEGEEGELEIENASDIDDNEVLYSETDSEPTNDADDTDNGSFDSEFVFAN comes from the coding sequence ATGGAATTCAACGCTATCATATTTTGCGGAAAAGGTTCAAATCTCTCGCCTTTCTCCGGCGTTAAGGACACAGGAACTACCAaagctcttcttcctaTAGCCAATAAACCCGTGATTCGATATGTCCTGGAATGGTGCGATCAAGCACCTTTCAAGACAGTTACAGTAGTCTGCGGTACAGACGTTCTGGCTGATATCAGCCCTGTTGTGGCAAAATACAGAGATACGAGAGGCTCTGAACTCAATTCAACCAGTACATTGTCGTGTATCAGTTCCTCATGCTCAACTACAGGCTCCATACTTAGTGAAGTGCTCAAAACGCAGAAATTCCTATACAAAGAAAACATCGTTTTGCTTCCTTGTGATTTTATTACTGATGTACCACCTCAGGTATTTATAGAGATCTATCGAGGAACAAGTGATGAAAATTTAGGTTTGGCCATATCGTATAACAACATGTTTGAGAACATAGACAACAAAATCTTGAAGACCAACTATACGGTATATGCCAATCAAGCGGATGGAAATACCGTCTTGTTGGATTTATACTCAAAGAATTACGTGGCTTTGACCAAATTTTTAAAGATCAGGACACAGCTAATCTGGCGATATCCAGAGACACGGGTTTCGACTAATCTGCTCGATGCGTTCATCTTTTTTGTTAACTTTAAGATTTTCGATATTATTGCAGGCCAGAAGGacagcttcttcaacaatcGTTCTGCAAATAAGATTAAAAGAGACATAGCTAGAAGATCCTGGTCTCATTCGACGCCGAAGGAGACTGTAGGATTGTTTGTTTTACCAAAGGAATCCGTATTTGCCAGATGTAACAATTTATCTGTCTATATGGAAGTCAATCGATTCTTCCTTAAGAAACATGCCAGACAGAATGCCAATTTGACCAGCGGTCAGAAGAGTAAAGACAATAAAAATGCAGCCATCGCCGGTGCCGATTGTGTTATTGGCCAGGATACTGAACTGGGTGACAGAACGAATGTTAAGCGTTCAGTGATAGGAAATCATTGCCGAATCGGCAAGAAGTGTAGGATTACGGCGTGTATCTTACTTGATGGAGTCACGTTGGAAGATGACGTGCACTTGGAAAACTGTATCATCGGCAAAAAGGCCAAATTAGAGGTGAAATGTAGACTTGTCAACTGTTATGTGGAGGGATCTTACATAGTGGGAAAGGATGTAAACTTGAAAGGAGAGACATTGACAAATATCTCATTGGAGAAgtttgaaggtgaagaggGAGAACTTGAAATCGAAAACGCATCAGATATAGATGACAATGAAGTGCTCTATTCAGAAACCGACAGCGAACCCACCAATGATGCGGATGACACAGATAATGGGTCATTTGATTCCGAGTTTGTATTTGCAAATTAA
- the RPT4 gene encoding 26S proteasome subunit rpt4 (BUSCO:EOG0934264R) produces the protein MSEENDPLLTALNEEVGGSSETPAAASAIVAAPVDEERERALTALKNKLIEHIQWDSRLKELRMSIKGSEKEFQKTEDDIKALQSIGQIIGEVLKELDRDRFIVKASSGPRYIVGCRSTIKRELLVKGVRVALDMTTLTIMRILPREVDPSVYSMTTFEPGDMSFASIGGLSDQIRELREVIELPLKNPELFLRVGIQQPKGVLLYGPPGTGKTLLAKAVAATIGANFIFSPASGIVDKYIGESARLVREMFSYAKEHEPCIIFMDEIDAIGGRRFSEGTSADREIQRTLMELLNQMDGFDSLGQTKVIMATNRPDTLDPALLRAGRLDRKIEVPLPNETGRLEIFKIHLTEVQKKGEIDLETMVKMSDGFNGADIRNVITEAGFFAIREDRDYIIQSDLLKAVRKMVDNKKLEGRLEYEKL, from the coding sequence ATGAGTGAAGAGAACGATCCATTACTTACGGCACTTAATGAAGAGGTTGGTGGGAGTTCTGAAActcctgctgctgcatCTGCAATTGTTGCAGCACCCGTGGATGAAGAGCGTGAAAGGGCACTTACAGCACTTAAAAACAAACTTATAGAGCATATACAGTGGGATTCACGGCTAAAAGAGTTAAGAATGAGTATTAAAGGCTCGGAAAAAGAATTCCAGAAGACTGAGGATGATATCAAAGCACTACAGAGTATTGGACAAATCATCGGAGAGGTTTTAAAAGAATTGGACCGTGATAGATTCATTGTCAAGGCTTCATCTGGTCCTCGATACATTGTGGGATGTCGATCCACCATCAAAAGAGAATTGTTGGTGAAAGGTGTGAGGGTGGCTCTAGATATGACTACTTTGACCATCATGAGGATTCTTCCTAGGGAGGTGGATCCTTCTGTTTACAGCATGACGACGTTTGAGCCGGGTGATATGTCATTTGCATCTATTGGTGGTCTTTCGGATCAGATTCGTGAGCTTAGAGAAGTTATTGAGCTTCCTTTGAAAAATCCAGAGCTATTTTTAAGAGTGGGTATCCAACAACCTAAAGGTGTCTTGCTCTATGGTCCTCCTGGTACCGGTAAGACGTTGTTGGCTAAAGCTGTGGCTGCCACTATTGGTGccaacttcattttctctCCTGCTTCAGGTATAGTGGATAAATATATTGGAGAATCTGCCAGATTGGTGAGGGAAATGTTTAGTTATGCCAAAGAGCATGAGCCATGTATCATTTTTATGGACGAAATTGATGCTATaggtggaagaagattctcGGAAGGTACTTCTGCAGATAGAGAAATTCAAAGAACTTTAATGGAGTTGTTAAATCAAATGGATGGATTTGATTCATTGGGACAAACGAAAGTAATCATGGCTACCAACAGACCGGATACTTTAGATCCAGCATTACTTAGAGCAGGTCGTTTGGACAGGAAGATAGAAGTCCCACTTCCAAATGAAACGGGAAGACTTgaaattttcaaaattCATCTGACTGAGgttcaaaagaagggaGAAATCGATCTCGAAACgatggtgaagatgagCGACGGTTTCAATGGTGCAGATATTCGTAATGTGATCACCGAAGCAGGTTTCTTTGCTATCAGAGAGGATAGAGATTACATAATTCAGAGTGATCTGCTTAAGGCTGTCAGAAAGATGGTGGATAATAAGAAGTTGGAAGGAAGGCTTGAGTACGAGAAGTTGTAA
- a CDS encoding uncharacterized protein (BUSCO:EOG09340R6U): MSFNFTGTTRQRNINLGNRSLVGRNRASFLQTTERERKRREQHRKEVHAATTIQSAVRSYLDLDDCRQNVSRNWAGDLAVFRFFFPFRVAKQSLEITQNQVDLLDANFGDGSSLIDNLERNKLASCLVDSIHRVYTYGNGQSAALISRLLQSLNKFINNIDEVDLAPLFRVLFDLQSQDSALSSTFCLAILRYGSIHPDSTLLSLLSSNQGEQLVNKVVRGYQITVIDPFLRAQMREFPQLNQTFSQLPKISQITYLGNMAGLLFTGGESHYRNLIDDTTIRFWGFLLKHFEEGVVFTSDDDDDDLTTEMDIESANASPHLSGSVSIPPQFNGCVSNLYLTSFPRLVLVHCGESNFELFTSFLYAMLQFIAPQSAKSKNATNTELQNSLVIELIVASSTNNMLNKLYREVSTKIDIPEDSSSQKFMRTVFQPSYKTWWMSLYIFEEMYSYILSVSHDADLFGKGRLTKAKYLSFVKFLKRLVVLAVLDFRSYRKQNVDLPLLNYFKQATMLSLKLLRQIYLRDLRMTLFSEEFWYLDKDFSVRSVLPLLQQVEQAHEMYDDTADARVTPLFDTSVPALFTTSSLTSSQLDSVMVLTYIPYMVPFQQRAALFHALIEMDRTRIGGWFAPKTQGTVSRDNILFDAFEQFGTLPGEQFKRPLSVEFINKFGEKEAGIDGGGLTKELLTSLVNSAFIPSVENKSHNGGFEFFDTTSDMQLYPSADYFLQQKYALLHPEQTEYSAESREFTLQMLRFLGMVVAKCLYENVLIDVSFAPFFLNRWTANQGRTNFMGAPQMVEEGQRYRNSFDDLQSFDNELYQSLVKLLRFSKSQIDELDLTFTVTEKLGESTFITLNLVPNGNRISLTQENKLQYAYSVATYKLDQRINVQTSYFLDGLFQVIRPHWLSLFNPYELQTLISGGEREIDITDLQKNVVLGGYTTNDETIRYLFDILREFTAEQKTQFIKFVTSSSKQPLLGFKELSPKFGVRNSGSDPERLPTASTCVNLLKLPDYKNKELLRRKLLYSINAGAGFDLS, encoded by the coding sequence ATGAGTTTTAATTTTACGGGCACAACACGCCAGAGAAATATCAACTTGGGAAATAGAAGTTTAGTGGGTCGAAACAGAGCTTCGTTTCTCCAGACCACTGAGCGTGAGAGGAAGCGTAGAGAACAGCATCGAAAGGAGGTTCATGCTGCTACAACTATCCAGTCTGCGGTGAGGAGTTATCTGGATTTAGACGATTGTCGGCAAAATGTCAGTCGAAACTGGGCCGGTGATTTGGCCGTCTTtaggttcttcttcccatTTCGGGTGGCGAAGCAGAGCCTGGAAATCACTCAAAACCAAGTTGATCTACTTGATGCCAATTTTGGTGACGGTTCTAGTTTAATAGACAATCTTGAAAGAAATAAACTTGCCTCTTGTCTTGTGGATTCCATTCATCGTGTCTATACGTACGGAAACGGTCAATCAGCAGCTCTTATCTCAAGATTACTTCAGTCCCTTAATAAGTTCATAAATAATATTGACGAGGTTGATTTAGCTCCCCTATTTAGAGTTTTATTTGATTTACAATCGCAAGATTCCGCTCTATCTTCTACATTTTGCTTGGCCATCCTTAGATATGGTTCAATACATCCTGATTCCACGTTACTTTCGCTTCTTTCGAGCAATCAAGGTGAGCAACTAGTTAACAAGGTGGTACGCGGCTATCAGATCACTGTGATTGATCCGTTTTTAAGGGCGCAAATGCGAGAATTTCCACAGCTAAATCAAACCTTCTCGCAACTCCCTAAGATATCCCAGATTACCTATTTGGGTAATATGGCAGGATTGCTTTTCACTGGTGGCGAATCACACTATAGAAACCTAATTGATGACACCACCATACGATTTTGGGGCTTTCTATTGAAGCACTTTGAAGAGGGTGTTGTTTTCACAagtgacgatgatgatgatgatctaACCACTGAAATGGATATAGAATCTGCTAACGCCTCTCCTCATTTGTCCGGTAGTGTTTCTATCCCACCGCAATTCAATGGATGTGTCTCCAATTTGTACTTAACATCGTTTCCGCGACTAGTTTTAGTCCACTGTGGAGAGTCGAATTTTGAGCTTTTCACCTCATTTCTTTACGCTATGTTGCAGTTCATTGCTCCTCAGTCTGCCAAATCGAAAAATGCCACAAATACAGAGCTTCAAAACAGTTTAGTGATTGAGCTTATAGTtgcatcatcaacaaataATATGTTAAATAAGCTTTACCGAGAGGTAAGTACTAAGATTGATATCCCTGAAGACTCCAGCTCGCAGAAGTTTATGAGAACGGTGTTTCAGCCATCATACAAGACATGGTGGATGTCTTTGTACATTTTTGAGGAAATGTACTCTTATATCTTATCTGTATCGCACGATGCAGATTTGTTTGGCAAGGGCCGACTCACTAAAGCCAAATATCTTTCGTTTGTGAAATTTCTTAAACGATTGGTCGTTCTTGCAGTACTTGACTTCCGAAGCTATCGCAAGCAAAATGTTGATTTGCCACTACTCAACTACTTTAAGCAAGCCACTATGTTATCCTTGAAGCTTCTTCGCCAAATATATCTGCGAGATTTGAGGATGACGTTGTTTTCGGAGGAGTTCTGGTATTTGGACAAAGACTTTAGTGTGAGGTCTGTTCTTCCGTTACTTCAGCAAGTTGAACAAGCGCATGAGATGTATGATGACACAGCTGATGCTAGGGTTACTCCTCTATTTGATACATCTGTGCCTGCCCTTTTCACGACATCATCGCTCACATCGTCACAGTTAGATTCCGTCATGGTTTTAACTTACATACCATACATGGTTCCATTCCAGCAAAGAGCAGCGTTGTTTCATGCCCTAATAGAGATGGATAGAACCCGGATAGGCGGATGGTTCGCACCAAAAACTCAGGGTACAGTGTCTCGTGACAacattctttttgatgCTTTTGAGCAGTTTGGCACTCTTCCCGGAGAACAGTTCAAGAGACCATTATCTGTTGAATTTATTAACAAGTTTGGTGAGAAAGAAGCCGGTATCGATGGAGGAGGTCTTACTAAGGAGCTTCTCACTAGTCTTGTAAATTCGGCATTTATTCCAAGTGTTGAGAATAAGTCACATAATGGAGGATTCGAGTTTTTTGATACGACCAGTGATATGCAACTCTATCCAAGCGCTGATTACTTTCTACAGCAAAAATATGCGTTGTTGCATCCAGAGCAGACAGAATATTCTGCAGAATCTCGTGAGTTCACGCTCCAGATGCTTCGCTTCTTAGGGATGGTGGTGGCCAAATGTCTCTATGAGAACGTTTTAATTGATGTTTCCTTTGCGCCATTTTTCTTAAACCGATGGACTGCCAACCAGGGACGTACGAACTTCATGGGAGCTCCACAGatggttgaagaaggtCAAAGGTACCGTAATTCATTTGATGACTTGCAATCATTCGACAATGAATTGTATCAAAGTCTTGTGAAATTATTGAGGTTCTCGAAAAGCCAGATCGACGAACTGGACTTGACCTTTACCGTGACAGAAAAGCTTGGAGAATCGACATTTATTACTCTCAACTTGGTTCCTAATGGCAACCGAATTTCACTTACTCAAGAGAACAAGCTCCAGTATGCTTATTCTGTGGCTACATATAAATTGGATCAAAGGATTAATGTCCAGACATCATATTTCCTAGACGGTCTCTTCCAAGTGATCAGGCCACATTGGCTATCGTTGTTTAATCCGTACGAACTACAGACGTTGATTTCTGGaggtgaaagagaaattgataTTACTGATTTACAGAAAAATGTCGTTCTTGGTGGATACACTACGAACGATGAGACCATTAGGTATCTCTTTGACATATTACGAGAATTTACTGCCGAACAGAAGACTCAGTTCATCAAGTTTGTCACCTCGTCGTCAAAGCAGCCGTTGTTGGGATTTAAGGAGCTTAGCCCGAAGTTCGGTGTTAGAAATTCCGGTAGCGATCCGGAAAGACTTCCAACAGCATCGACTTGTGTGAATTTACTCAAATTACCAGACTATAAGAATAAGGAGTTGCTTAGAAGAAAGTTGTTGTATTCTATAAATGCAGGAGCTGGATTTGACTTGTCTTAA
- the POL3 gene encoding DNA-directed DNA polymerase delta encodes MSDSTHPPPFPEKSPLKRRHIDLSVDSGVGFESAHALPIANQSIEPHGFHMPTKGSFSTLKLHKKLTSSQVDNEPSTFEKELINMSKNKSLDADGNLTTDQVWERPKLPSFDPDSYDIEFQQLDADETIIRGCSAARFFGVTGEGYSVLCNVIGFRHYFYAPVPKGFTADDVKEFRRYLSSNYAGIVDIRISKKESIWGFNNNVKLPFFKVVVDNSKHIGRIRSGFERGEVQFKGLFQPGGQMTFDNVQYLLRLMVDCHIVGMGWLTAPKGKYTVMSSSEKVSTSQIEININYKDLISHPSEGKYLNTAPLRIMSFDIECSGRKGIFPEPEHDSVIQIANVVSKVGEKVPFVRNVFTVDTCSRIVGSDIFSFEKEQDMLMAWKEFMVKLDPDVIIGYNICNFDLPYLLNRAITLRLDNFPFFGRLKNSRQEVRDTVFSSRAYGTRESKSVNIEGRMQLDLFQFIQREYKLRSYTLNAVSSHFLGEQKEDVEHSIITDLQNGTTENRRRLAVYCLKDAYLPLRLLEKLMCLVNYTEMARVTGVPFSYLLSRGQQIKVISQLFRKCLALDVVIPNMKNEGVNEEYEGATVISPIRGYYDVPIATLDFASLYPSIMLAHNICYTTLVNRDTIERLQLKENEDYEISPKGDCFVTSKQRLGILPTILKELLTARKKAKKDMKTETDVFKKQVLNGRQLALKISANSVYGFTGATIGKLPCLSISSSVTAWGRKMIDKTKCTVMEKYSIKNGFPYDSQVIYGDTDSVMVKFGYPDMETCMKLGQEAADYVSSKFKNPIKLEFEKVYFPYLLINKKRYAGLWWTKLDKFDKMDTKGIESVRRDNCRLVQNVVTRVLELILEDRNVPAAEEFVKKTIADLLQNRVDLSQLVITKQLSRQDYAAKQPHVELANRMRKRDPGSAPTVGDRVAYVIIKAAGERNWEKSEDPLFVLENSLPIDTKYYLENQLSKPLIRIFEPILGERKAHDLLTGSHTRTVHISSGKTGGLMRFTRKSNTCRSCKSAIPEDQMLCANCKGKSAEYYAKELASMNALEVKFDRLWTECQRCQGSLHQEVLCTNKDCPIFYMRKKCQKDVLAQSEELKKWNSITW; translated from the coding sequence ATGTCCGATAGCACGCATCCACCACCGTTTCCAGAGAAATCGCCTTTAAAAAGGAGGCACATCGATTTGTCTGTTGATTCGGGCGTTGGCTTCGAATCAGCACATGCTTTGCCTATAGCAAACCAATCAATTGAACCTCATGGTTTCCATATGCCTACAAAGGGCTCCTTTTCCACGTTGAAACTACATAAAAAGCTAACGTCATCACAGGTTGATAACGAACCTTCAACgtttgaaaaagaactcATTAATATGTCGAAGAACAAGTCTCTCGATGCGGATGGAAATTTGACCACTGATCAAGTCTGGGAGCGTCCCAAATTGCCCTCTTTTGATCCTGATAGCTATGACATCGAATTTCAACAGTTGGATGCTGACGAGACTATTATTAGAGGCTGCTCTGCTGCACGATTCTTTGGTGTTACTGGGGAAGGATACTCTGTTTTGTGTAACGTTATTGGCTTCAGACATTACTTCTATGCCCCTGTACCCAAGGGATTCACCGCTGATGATGTCAAGGAATTTAGACGGTATTTGTCTTCGAATTATGCAGGAATTGTTGACATTAGAATCAGTAAGAAGGAATCAATATGGGGGTTCAACAATAACGTTAAGcttccatttttcaaggTGGTTGTCGATAACTCGAAGCATATTGGTAGGATTCGGTCTGGTTTCGAACGGGGGGAGGTTCAATTTAAGGGACTTTTTCAGCCGGGAGGTCAAATGACCTTTGATAATGTACAATATTTATTGAGACTTATGGTGGACTGCCATATCGTTGGTATGGGTTGGTTGACGGCTCCTAAGGGTAAGTATACGGTtatgtcttcttctgagaagGTGAGTACTTCTCAGATTGAGATCAACATTAACTACAAAGACTTGATATCGCACCCTTCTGAGGGTAAGTATCTTAATACGGCACCTTTACGTATCATGTCGTTTGATATTGAATGCTCGGGAAGAAAAGGGATTTTCCCTGAGCCAGAACACGACTCGGTAATTCAAATTGCCAACGTGGTTTCAAAAGTTGGAGAAAAAGTGCCCTTTGTTCGTAATGTGTTCACTGTAGACACTTGTTCTCGGATCGTTGGCTCCgacatcttttccttcgAAAAAGAACAGGATATGCTCATGGCATGGAAGGAATTCATGGTGAAACTTGATCCCGATGTGATCATTGGCTATAATATTTGCAACTTTGACTTGCCCTATTTATTAAACCGTGCCATTACCTTACGTCTGGATAACTTCCCATTTTTCGGCCGTCTCAAGAACAGTCGACAAGAAGTTAGAGATACTGTCTTCAGTTCACGTGCTTACGGTACTCGTGAAAGTAAATCGGTGAACATTGAAGGTCGTATGCAGCTTGATTTATTTCAATTCATTCAGCGTGAGTATAAGCTAAGGTCGTATACCTTGAATGCGGTTTCGTCCCATTTTCTTGGGGAGCAAAAGGAAGATGTGGAACATTCGATTATTACCGATTTGCAGAACGGTACCACGGAAAATCGGCGTCGTTTGGCCGTCTATTGTCTGAAGGATGCATACTTGCCGCTCCGTTTACTTGAGAAACTTATGTGCTTAGTTAATTACACAGAGATGGCTCGTGTTACAGGTGTTCCGTTTTCGTACTTGCTTTCTAGAGGTCAGCAGATCAAGGTTATTTCTCAGCTTTTCAGAAAGTGCTTGGCCTTGGATGTAGTGATTCCGAACATGAAGAATGAAGGGGTCAATGAAGAGTATGAAGGCGCAACGGTTATTTCTCCTATCAGGGGTTACTACGATGTTCCCATTGCTACGCTTGATTTTGCGTCTTTATATCCGTCCATCATGTTGGCCCATAACATTTGCTACACTACTTTAGTGAACCGTGATACCATTGAAAGACTCcagttgaaggagaacgAGGACTACGAGATTTCTCCCAAGGGTGATTGCTTTGTTACTTCTAAGCAGAGGCTGGGAATTCTTCCTACAATTctcaaagaacttcttACAGCCAGAAAGAAGGCCAAAAAGGATATGAAGACCGAGACGGATGTTTTTAAGAAGCAGGTTTTAAACGGTAGACAGTTGGCATTGAAAATATCTGCCAATTCTGTGTACGGCTTTACTGGTGCCACCATTGGTAAGCTTCCCTGCCTTTCCATCTCATCGTCTGTTACGGCCTGGGGTCGTAAGATGATTGACAAGACTAAGTGTACTGTTATGGAGAAATATTCCATTAAGAATGGATTCCCATACGATTCGCAGGTTATTTATGGTGACACCGATTCTGTGATGGTGAAATTTGGATATCCAGATATGGAGACGTGCATGAAGTTGGGACAGGAGGCAGCCGATTACGTTTCATCGAAGTTCAAGAACCCCATCAAGTTggaatttgaaaaagtctactttccttatcttcttatcaacaagaagagatatgCTGGTCTTTGGTGGACGAAGTTGGATAAATTCGATAAGATGGATACCAAGGGAATCGAGTCTGTTCGTAGAGATAACTGTCGTTTGGTGCAGAATGTTGTGACTCGAGTTTTAGAGCTTATCTTGGAAGATCGTAACGTTCCGGCTGCTGAAGAGTTTGTTAAGAAAACCATTgctgatcttcttcagaatcGTGTGGATTTGTCTCAATTGGTGATTACCAAACAACTTTCGCGGCAGGACTATGCGGCCAAACAGCCCCACGTGGAGTTGGCAAATAGAATGAGGAAGAGAGATCCTGGCTCTGCCCCTACCGTGGGAGATAGAGTGGCATACGTTATTATCAAGGCAGCAGGAGAGAGAAACTGGGAGAAATCCGAGGACCCATTGTTTGTGTTGGAGAACTCTTTACCGATCGACACAAAATATTACTTGGAAAACCAGCTTTCGAAGCCTCTAATCAGGATTTTCGAGCCTATTCTGGGAGAGAGAAAGGCTCACGATTTACTTACTGGATCCCATACTCGTACGGTTCACATTTCCTCGGGTAAAACTGGTGGTCTTATGAGATTTACTCGGAAATCCAACACCTGTCGATCGTGCAAATCGGCCATACCTGAAGATCAGATGCTTTGCGCCAATTGTAAAGGTAAGAGTGCCGAATATTATGCCAAAGAGCTTGCATCTATGAATGCATTGGAGGTGAAGTTCGATAGGTTGTGGACAGAGTGCCAGCGATGTCAGggatctcttcatcaagaagttCTTTGCACCAACAAGGACTGTCCAATTTTCTACATGCGGAAGAAATGCCAGAAGGATGTCTTGGCTCAATCtgaggaattgaaaaagtGGAATAGTATCACTTGGTAG
- the SDH2 gene encoding succinate dehydrogenase complex, subunit B (BUSCO:EOG09343B73): MLFRLPLVRNLSTQVNAAAQKVSKTPSMKTFKIYRWSPDHPEEKPHMQSYTLDMDETGPMMLDALLKIKNEVDSTLTFRRSCREGICGSCAMNIDGRNTLACISKISKADGKDVKIYPLPHMYVVKDLVPDLTHFYKQYKSIKPYLLTSKPLPEKEILQSVEDRKKLDGLYECILCACCSTSCPSYWWNQQEYLGPAVLMQAYRWMIDSRDDATESRKQMLQNPMSLYRCHTIMNCAKTCPKGLNPGKAIAAIKRSMAFE; encoded by the coding sequence ATGTTATTTCGTCTGCCTCTAGTCAGAAACCTGAGCACTCAGGTCAATGCTGCTGCTCAGAAGGTCTCTAAGACGCCCAGCATGAAAACTTTCAAGATATACAGATGGTCGCCTGATCACCCTGAAGAAAAACCGCATATGCAGAGCTATACCTTAGACATGGATGAGACTGGTCCCATGATGTTGGATGCGTTGCTCAAGATAAAAAACGAGGTGGATTCCACTCTTACGTTTAGAAGATCATGCCGTGAAGGTATTTGTGGCTCGTGTGCCATGAATATTGATGGTAGAAACACTTTGGCATGTATTTCCAAAATCAGCAAGGCCGATGGTAAGGACGTCAAAATCTACCCATTGCCCCACATGTATGTTGTCAAGGACTTGGTTCCTGACTTGACACACTTCTACAAGCAATACAAGTCCATCAAGCCTTATCTACTGACATCAAAGCCTCTTccagaaaaagagattctACAGAGTGTTGAGGACAGAAAGAAGTTAGATGGCTTATACGAGTGTATTCTTTGTGCTTGTTGTTCTACATCATGTCCTTCCTACTGGTGGAACCAGCAGGAATATTTGGGTCCTGCTGTTCTTATGCAGGCCTACAGATGGATGATCGATTCACGTGATGATGCTACTGAGTCCAGAAAACAGATGCTTCAGAATCCCATGAGCTTGTACAGATGCCATACCATTATGAATTGCGCCAAAACTTGTCCTAAAGGGTTGAATCCAGGTAAGGCAATTGCCGCCATCAAGAGATCAATGGCTTTTGAATGA
- a CDS encoding uncharacterized protein (BUSCO:EOG09342F09), producing MSNSLRNLSKRYGANLERFPFFLRKMFDQMSREAQLPALSSEVAEVPMKKRFNKPEQWKVEVGDRVLMTKGKYRGHVTKVLALHRPTNRLFLELAETKKMVVPKQFWQPGQSTHVIDYPRTVHPDDVKVVGTAIERAEDGTEREKDIAADQLVFKGEYWDADYGKMMPYRRVRFHENIIIPWPRPEPEEECSFSTPIEAAEERTYLPKCLVRTDAPEGIVESLRDPLIKRRYKWDKQYITRSEAKKLRQPEMPFSDVKKAMFAERAQIRANTPTEPSTETIELVGKLVADRLNSVTDPNFAAYVNSVAPDARAKKIEAREKAKMIHDEKIREAQERNKIRRRTEAKYKSRSQKRNGNVVF from the coding sequence ATGTCGAATTCGTTACGGAACCTCAGCAAGAGATACGGTGCCAATTTGGAACGGTTTCCGTTTTTTCTCCGGAAAATGTTCGATCAAATGTCTAGGGAGGCACAGTTACCAGCATTAAGTTCAGAAGTGGCAGAAGTGCcgatgaagaaaaggttCAATAAACCTGAACAATGGaaagttgaagttggagaCCGTGTTTTAATGACAAAGGGTAAATATAGAGGACATGTCACGAAAGTTCTCGCTCTACATCGTCCTACAAACAGACTCTTCTTAGAACTAGCCgagacaaagaagatggtTGTGCCGAAACAATTTTGGCAACCTGGCCAATCGACACATGTGATTGATTATCCGAGAACAGTTCATCCAGATGACGTGAAGGTTGTTGGAACGGCCATTGAGAGGGCTGAAGAcggaacagaaagagagaaggaCATTGCAGCTGATCAATTGGTGTTTAAAGGAGAGTATTGGGATGCTGACTATGGCAAGATGATGCCGTACAGAAGGGTGAGGTTCCATGAGAATATCATTATTCCATGGCCTAGACCGGAACCTGAAGAAGAGTGTTCGTTCTCTACTCCTATAGAGGCTGCCGAGGAAAGAACGTATCTTCCAAAGTGTTTAGTTCGTACAGATGCTCCTGAAGGTATAGTGGAATCACTTCGAGATCCATTGATTAAGAGACGTTACAAATGGGACAAGCAGTACATAACTAGAAGCGAAGCCAAGAAATTACGTCAACCTGAGATGCCATTTAGTGATGTCAAGAAGGCGATGTTTGCTGAGAGAGCCCAAATCAGAGCCAATACTCCTACTGAGCCAAGTACAGAGACTATAGAGCTTGTTGGTAAACTTGTTGCCGACAGGTTAAATAGTGTGACAGATCCAAATTTTGCTGCCTACGTCAATAGCGTGGCACCAGATGCTAGAGCCAAGAAAATCGAGGCTAGAGAGAAGGCTAAAATGATTCatgatgagaagatcagAGAAGCCCAGgagagaaataaaatcagGCGCAGAACAGAGGCCAAGTATAAATCAAGAAGCCAGAAGAGGAATGGCAATGTAGTGTTCTag